In the genome of Myxococcus stipitatus, one region contains:
- the clpP gene encoding ATP-dependent Clp endopeptidase proteolytic subunit ClpP yields the protein MPFMPVPYVIEQTHRGERSYDIYSRLLKDRIIMLGTEIDDDVANVIVAQLLFLESEDPDKDINIYINSPGGSVTAGMAIYDTMQYVKPPVSTICVGQAASMGAVLLLAGTKGKRYALPSSRIMIHQPLGGVRGQATDIEIQAKEILRMKAKLNELIVKHTGQSIERVEKDTDRDYFMGATEAKAYGIVDEIQNPRKVVGLGKDDKK from the coding sequence ATGCCCTTCATGCCCGTTCCCTACGTCATCGAGCAGACTCATCGCGGTGAGCGCTCGTACGACATCTACAGTCGGCTCCTGAAGGACCGCATCATCATGCTGGGCACGGAAATCGACGATGACGTGGCGAACGTCATTGTCGCCCAGTTGCTCTTCCTCGAGTCCGAGGACCCGGACAAGGACATCAACATCTACATCAACTCGCCGGGTGGGTCCGTCACGGCGGGCATGGCCATCTACGACACGATGCAGTACGTCAAGCCGCCGGTGTCCACCATCTGCGTGGGCCAGGCGGCGTCGATGGGGGCCGTGCTCCTGCTGGCCGGCACGAAGGGCAAGCGGTACGCCTTGCCCTCCAGTCGCATCATGATTCACCAGCCGCTGGGCGGTGTGCGGGGACAGGCCACGGACATCGAAATCCAGGCCAAGGAAATCCTCCGGATGAAGGCGAAGCTCAACGAGCTCATCGTCAAGCACACCGGGCAGTCCATCGAGCGGGTGGAGAAGGACACGGACCGCGACTACTTCATGGGTGCGACGGAGGCGAAGGCGTACGGAATCGTCGACGAAATCCAGAATCCGCGGAAGGTCGTGGGGCTGGGCAAGGACGACAAGAAGTAA